Genomic DNA from Fibrobacter sp. UWB10:
GAGACCAATTAAAGCCCGGCGAAGAAATAGAACTGAAAGCAGGCTACTCAACAGATCTTAATTCCATTTTTAAGGGCGTAATCACACGTCTTGGAATTTCGGTATCAGAAGACGGCAAGAGTTGCACCAAAATAGAGTGTCGACACAAAGCCATCGCTCTCACCGAATCGAGACATAACGCCAACTACCAAAATAAAAGCGACGATGACATTATCAGCGCCTTAGCTTCAAAATGCGGAGTCAATTCTTCTATTGGCGGCGGGCCCCATAAAGAACTGATGCAATACTACTGTACTGACTGGGACTTTATCATGACCCGCGCCGAAGCGAACGGTTGCTGGCTGCTTGCCGACCAAAGCGGTACCACCATAGAACCTATCGCAGCCAAAGGAAATTCAGAACTTTCACTCACTTGGGGCACAGACATTATCGAATTCAACGCAAGTGTCAATTCAGAACACCAAGTGCAAAATGTAGAAGCCAGATCTTGGGACATTACCAAGCAAGAAATGATTTCCAATAAATCGGGCGTACAGTCTGTGCAAACGCAGGGGAACTTGAGTTCTAGCGACCTTGCAAAGGCACTTTCTATATCCGACCAGGTTCTACAAATCAATTCCCAAGTCGACAAAGGCATTTTGGGCACTTGGGCAAAAGCCGAACAATTAAAGAACGAACTTTCGCGCATCAGCGGCAGCGTCAAATGCACCGGCAACGTGAAGGCGAATTTAGGCAAAATGGTAAAACTCGATTACTTGGGATCGCGATTCAATGGCGACGCGCTTGTATCGGGAATTCACCATCACATGGAAGTCGGTTCATGGACAACGACCCTTTCTTTTGGAATGAAAAAAGAATGGTATGTCGAAAAATTCAACACCATGGCACCGACGGCAGCAGGCTACAACTGCGGCATTACAGGGCTTTTAACGGGAATCGTTCTCCAAATCAGCGACGACCCCGACCAGCTCAATCGAGTCAAAGTCAAAATTCCCTTGATGCAAAACGAACAAGAGGGCGTATGGGCCCGCTTTGGAGTTCCTTACGCTTCGGAAGGATACGGGAGTCTGTTTTACCCCGAAGTCAACGACGAAGTGATTCTTGGATTCTTTAACGGAGACCCTTCTAG
This window encodes:
- the vgrG gene encoding type VI secretion system tip protein VgrG: MPESPLKNTGGVVECVLFCKGKALPSTAQIVTADVDYRINSIPKATITIADGDMPTGKFNLCEGDQLKPGEEIELKAGYSTDLNSIFKGVITRLGISVSEDGKSCTKIECRHKAIALTESRHNANYQNKSDDDIISALASKCGVNSSIGGGPHKELMQYYCTDWDFIMTRAEANGCWLLADQSGTTIEPIAAKGNSELSLTWGTDIIEFNASVNSEHQVQNVEARSWDITKQEMISNKSGVQSVQTQGNLSSSDLAKALSISDQVLQINSQVDKGILGTWAKAEQLKNELSRISGSVKCTGNVKANLGKMVKLDYLGSRFNGDALVSGIHHHMEVGSWTTTLSFGMKKEWYVEKFNTMAPTAAGYNCGITGLLTGIVLQISDDPDQLNRVKVKIPLMQNEQEGVWARFGVPYASEGYGSLFYPEVNDEVILGFFNGDPSSPVILGSLYSSKRQVPQELEKKNNTKQLLTREKLSVTFDEEKKSITVTTPGNRKVVLDDDGKKITLEDPNGNKVEMSDSGINLETKKDVTVKATGKFKVDAKGGIELKSTSDLKAEGLNVEIKAKVGLKAQGTATAEFSASGQTTVKGAMVMIN